AAGGAGTCACACAAAATGTGGCCAGGAGCTCCCAGGTGTGGGCAGGGTGTACCTGGTGTGCTGCGGCCATCTCGTCCCCTCTGCACCGAGCAGAGCCCCTGTTCCCAAGGTGTCCCTTGGGCATGCCAGGCTCTTCCTTGTGCTCTGCCTTTCAGAAAGAGTAATTCTAGcgaaggaggagggagagaaaggttTAAAATGGGTCGTGCCCATTTTATTAAATGGCTTTTGGACAGGGTAACGATAGAAAGTGCTCTCCTCCTAGGTCTGGTTTTGGTGCAGGGGCTGAACTGGTAGTTTGGGGCTCTTTGGTGGGGCTGTTCTCAGATGTTGCAGGATGGATGGCCTCAGGGAGCACCTCTCCGTGCCGAGCCATGGTCAGGGTTTGGAGAGGTGCAGAGGTGCTTGCCCTGGCCTCAGACGCTGCAGCTTTGGCTCGGGAGGGCTCAGATgtgcctgcagggctgtccccagcagcagggagcaggagcccaCCCGTGGGGCAGGTGACGTGGCTCGGCACGGGGTCTGCTCGGCTTGGTCCTCGGAGCTCCGGTGGCACGGGGGCCTGGCAgcctggtggtggtgctgctgctgctgctgctgctgttgggtgCACGTCCCACCACGGAGAGGCACATTCAGCCCTTTGGTTTTTGTCTCCTGTCTCCAGGTGAAGATAATGACCGAGAAGGAGCTCCTGGCTGTGGCCTGCGAGCAGTTTTTGGGGAAGAACGTGCAGGATGTGAAGAACGTGGTCCTTCAGACGCTGGAGGGGCATCTGCGCTCCATCCTAGGTGCGGAGGGGCTCTCGCAGCCTTGGGGCactgcttcctctgctgcccGCAGATGGGACAGCTGAGACGGTTCCTcccttgcagcagctgctgctgggtgtcGTGATAAATGAGTTTTCAGTGCCTGCAGTAAGAGATGTCCGAGTCCCTGAGGGTCACAGGTAGCCTGTGCGTGGTGACTGCACGTTGGAGATGTCGGCGTGGGCTGAAAAGGCACCCTCGTGCCCAGGCCTGACCTCGTGGTTGGAGAGGTTCTGGGCAGTGAGGATGTTGCTGAGCTTAGCCCCTTGCTGCTGTTTTCGTGcggctttttttccccctaataaAGTGctttccctgccctccctctgcaGGAACCCTGACGGTGGAGCAGATCTACCAGGACAGGGACCAGTTTGCCAAGCTGGTGCGGGAGGTGGCAGCTCCAGACGTGGGTCGCATGGGCATCGAGATCCTGAGCTTCACCATCAAGGTATGCCCAGGCGAGGGGCatggagctgggctgcagccggCCGTGCTGtgatgcaggagcagagcctggccccGTGCCCCTGCTGTAGGTGACTGCAGAGCTGTAGGTGACAACCTACAGCCCTTTGGGGCTTCCCATGACAGCTCCCGTCCTGCGAGCCCCAAACAGGGCTGGTGGAGGAGCTCAGTGATAGCCCAGCAGGCTGACACGGCCCTTTCTGACCTGGCCCTAACAAATGGTGGCCGTGAGCTCCAGCAGGAGGGGAGCGAGATGGAGATGCTCGTGTGAAGTGACCGTGGCTtatctccccctccccaggatGTCTACGATAAAGTGGATTACCTGAGCTCCCTGGGGAAGACTCAGACGGCGGCTGTCCGGAGGGATGCAGACATCGGGGTGGCAGAAGCCGAGCGAGACGCTGGCATTCGGGTGAGTCCCGGGACGTGCTGAGCTTCCCCTCAGCTGCCCGttgtgctccagctgcaggctcttgagctctgctctctgtttgctctctgcaggaggcagagtgcaagaaggaaatgctgGATGTCAAGTTCATGGCGGATACCAAAATAGCAGATTCCAGGCGTGCTTTTGAATTGCAGAAAGCTGCCTTCACCGAGGAGGTCAACATTAAGGTGAGAGGTACCCGACAGCCCACTGCTGTTCCCTGGTTTGTGGTGGCCTTGGTAGCTCTGGGGCTTTCCAGGTTCCTTCCTCGTGTGTTAGCAGAGCTAGAGATGGAGACCCCACGTTTCTGCGTGTGCTCCTTGCAGCAGATTCCTCTTCTGCTCTGTTTGCAGCAGTTAGATGGGACTAGAAGGAGGTGGAAGGATGGGGAGGGTCACCCAAACTGAGcccagagctggctgtgctCAAATAATAGCACAGAGAAGGAccctgagcacagcactggggacagggacatgttTCCTGGGTGGGGGCCTGGCCCACAGCAGGAGCCACATCTGGTTTAGAGCCTGCCAAGGGTCTTTACGTCTGCACCCAGCGGATTGTGGCCAAgatccctttttctcccctctcctgcctgcagaCTGCGGAGGCCCAGCTGGCCTACGAGCTCCAGAGCGCCCGGGAGCAGCAGAAGATCCGCCAGGAGGAAATTGAGATCGAGGTGGTGCAGCGCAAGAAGCAGATCGACGTCGAAGAGAAAGAGGTCATCCGGAAGGAGAAGGAGCTCATCGCCACCGTCAAGCGGCCGGCCGAGGCCGAAGCCTACCGCATCCAGCAGATCGCCGAGGGAGAGAAGTGAGTGAGCCCCCACCTCGTCAGAGGGTCCGATTCTGTCCCCGGCAAAGTGCTGAGGCCACTTCTGGAGGGGACACACGGagctgagggagggagggcagccGGGTGTGGGCTGCGGGGGTCCCGGCTGCTGGAGGGCTTGGCTTTCCCTCTGCAGGGTGAGGCAAGTCCTCATGGCTCAGGCAGAGGCGGAAAAGATCCGCAAGCTGGGAGAAGCGGAGGCCTTTGTGATCGAGGCCATCGGGATGGCAGAGGCCGAGGGGATGAAGCTGAAGGCCGAAGCTCTGCAGCGCTATGGGGAGGCCGCCCAGCTGGCGCTGGTGCTGGATGCGCTGCCCGAGGTGAGGAGGGGGCGGTTCTGCCCTGCTCCGGGTGAGAGCTGTTGAGTTCCCGGGCTGGGAACACGCACGCAGGGTCCTcaccctccttccttccccagatCGCAGCCAAAGTGGCTGCTCCCCTCTCCAAAGTGGACGAGATCGTTGTTCTCAGCGGGGagagcagcaccaccacctcCGAGGTGAACCGCCTGCTCGCCGAGATCCCCGCCTCCGTGCGTGCCATCACCGGCGTGGACCTCACGAAGGTGAGCCAGGGACCCCCAGCTGGCAACCCC
This DNA window, taken from Anas acuta chromosome 19, bAnaAcu1.1, whole genome shotgun sequence, encodes the following:
- the FLOT2 gene encoding flotillin-2 isoform X2 — translated: MGNCHTVGPNEALVVSGGCCGSDVKQYVYGGWAWAWWCITDTQRLSLEVMTILCRCENIETSEGVPLYVTGVAQVKIMTEKELLAVACEQFLGKNVQDVKNVVLQTLEGHLRSILGTLTVEQIYQDRDQFAKLVREVAAPDVGRMGIEILSFTIKDVYDKVDYLSSLGKTQTAAVRRDADIGVAEAERDAGIREAECKKEMLDVKFMADTKIADSRRAFELQKAAFTEEVNIKTAEAQLAYELQSAREQQKIRQEEIEIEVVQRKKQIDVEEKEVIRKEKELIATVKRPAEAEAYRIQQIAEGEKVRQVLMAQAEAEKIRKLGEAEAFVIEAIGMAEAEGMKLKAEALQRYGEAAQLALVLDALPEIAAKVAAPLSKVDEIVVLSGESSTTTSEVNRLLAEIPASVRAITGVDLTKIPLIQKATGAQA
- the FLOT2 gene encoding flotillin-2 isoform X1, with the translated sequence MGNCHTVGPNEALVVSGGCCGSDVKQYVYGGWAWAWWCITDTQRISLEIMTLQPRCEDVETAEGVALTVTGVAQVKIMTEKELLAVACEQFLGKNVQDVKNVVLQTLEGHLRSILGTLTVEQIYQDRDQFAKLVREVAAPDVGRMGIEILSFTIKDVYDKVDYLSSLGKTQTAAVRRDADIGVAEAERDAGIREAECKKEMLDVKFMADTKIADSRRAFELQKAAFTEEVNIKTAEAQLAYELQSAREQQKIRQEEIEIEVVQRKKQIDVEEKEVIRKEKELIATVKRPAEAEAYRIQQIAEGEKVRQVLMAQAEAEKIRKLGEAEAFVIEAIGMAEAEGMKLKAEALQRYGEAAQLALVLDALPEIAAKVAAPLSKVDEIVVLSGESSTTTSEVNRLLAEIPASVRAITGVDLTKIPLIQKATGAQA
- the FLOT2 gene encoding flotillin-2 isoform X3, which translates into the protein MTLQPRCEDVETAEGVALTVTGVAQVKIMTEKELLAVACEQFLGKNVQDVKNVVLQTLEGHLRSILGTLTVEQIYQDRDQFAKLVREVAAPDVGRMGIEILSFTIKDVYDKVDYLSSLGKTQTAAVRRDADIGVAEAERDAGIREAECKKEMLDVKFMADTKIADSRRAFELQKAAFTEEVNIKTAEAQLAYELQSAREQQKIRQEEIEIEVVQRKKQIDVEEKEVIRKEKELIATVKRPAEAEAYRIQQIAEGEKVRQVLMAQAEAEKIRKLGEAEAFVIEAIGMAEAEGMKLKAEALQRYGEAAQLALVLDALPEIAAKVAAPLSKVDEIVVLSGESSTTTSEVNRLLAEIPASVRAITGVDLTKIPLIQKATGAQA
- the FLOT2 gene encoding flotillin-2 isoform X5, whose amino-acid sequence is MGWALLGAGLLLALGVLLRHRLRAPAQPRSRPDLRGRTAIVTGGSGGIGEATARALARCGARVVLAARSARRGEAAARRIRTETGNPEVLFMPLDLASLRSVRAFASAFLRQEPHLHLLVNNAGVSAGGTTEDGFSLTFQVNHLGHFLLTQLLLERLQRSAPSRVVIVASAAHRAGRLNPAVLGRPPPGPLPTFQGYCDSKLANVLHARELATRLQGTQVTAYAVHPGGCCGSDVKQYVYGGWAWAWWCITDTQRISLEIMTLQPRCEDVETAEGVALTVTGVAQVKIMTEKELLAVACEQFLGKNVQDVKNVVLQTLEGHLRSILGTLTVEQIYQDRDQFAKLVREVAAPDVGRMGIEILSFTIKDVYDKVDYLSSLGKTQTAAVRRDADIGVAEAERDAGIREAECKKEMLDVKFMADTKIADSRRAFELQKAAFTEEVNIKTAEAQLAYELQSAREQQKIRQEEIEIEVVQRKKQIDVEEKEVIRKEKELIATVKRPAEAEAYRIQQIAEGEKVRQVLMAQAEAEKIRKLGEAEAFVIEAIGMAEAEGMKLKAEALQRYGEAAQLALVLDALPEIAAKVAAPLSKVDEIVVLSGESSTTTSEVNRLLAEIPASVRAITGVDLTKIPLIQKATGAQA
- the FLOT2 gene encoding flotillin-2 isoform X4, with amino-acid sequence MVVHHRHPKVKIMTEKELLAVACEQFLGKNVQDVKNVVLQTLEGHLRSILGTLTVEQIYQDRDQFAKLVREVAAPDVGRMGIEILSFTIKDVYDKVDYLSSLGKTQTAAVRRDADIGVAEAERDAGIREAECKKEMLDVKFMADTKIADSRRAFELQKAAFTEEVNIKTAEAQLAYELQSAREQQKIRQEEIEIEVVQRKKQIDVEEKEVIRKEKELIATVKRPAEAEAYRIQQIAEGEKVRQVLMAQAEAEKIRKLGEAEAFVIEAIGMAEAEGMKLKAEALQRYGEAAQLALVLDALPEIAAKVAAPLSKVDEIVVLSGESSTTTSEVNRLLAEIPASVRAITGVDLTKIPLIQKATGAQA
- the FLOT2 gene encoding flotillin-2 isoform X6, which translates into the protein MGNCHTVGPNEALVVSGGCCGSDVKQYVYGGWAWAWWCITDTQRLSLEVMTILCRCENIETSEGVPLISLEIMTLQPRCEDVETAEGVALTVTGVAQVKIMTEKELLAVACEQFLGKNVQDVKNVVLQTLEGHLRSILGTLTVEQIYQDRDQFAKLVREVAAPDVGRMGIEILSFTIKDVYDKVDYLSSLGKTQTAAVRRDADIGVAEAERDAGIREAECKKEMLDVKFMADTKIADSRRAFELQKAAFTEEVNIKTAEAQLAYELQSAREQQKIRQEEIEIEVVQRKKQIDVEEKEVIRKEKELIATVKRPAEAEAYRIQQIAEGEKVRQVLMAQAEAEKIRKLGEAEAFVIEAIGMAEAEGMKLKAEALQRYGEAAQLALVLDALPEIAAKVAAPLSKVDEIVVLSGESSTTTSEVNRLLAEIPASVRAITGVDLTKIPLIQKATGAQA